A window of Rhipicephalus microplus isolate Deutch F79 chromosome 8, USDA_Rmic, whole genome shotgun sequence genomic DNA:
ACCGACTTCTACGacaccaaacagaattttttcaTCGAACGCGTCAATTTTACGCATTAGTGGATGCACAAGCAGGAGTTTCGCCGGCTATACTTGGGTACAACTTTAGAAGAAAGCGGCATTTTCCactcaaaggcggatgcacatGTGCCTCTACCAATAGGCACGCACTTCAAGCGACATCAAGAGCGGGTAGCCGGTGACCATGCTGACGGAGAACATGCTGCCTTCGTTGTTTCAAGCTTAGCGCGCAAACGACCGATCGTTGGCAGCCGTGTGTAAGATAGCCGAGTGTCCAGCTGCCCGAATGATGATTTTGAGCTCACCAACAATAATCAAGGAACAATAGTGTTTCAATTCAGATATGCAAGCATTGAAATGTGTTTCTGTGCCACTTTTGAAATCGAGTTTGATGTGTGAGGGATGTTGCTTATGAGCATGTGCAATGTGCTGTAGCATTTCCATCATTACAGTTTTACTAAAGCACTCGTCACGATACGCAAATCTCTTTATACCGACAAATACATGTTCTAGAAGCAGTCACAATTTATCGAACGGGACTCTTTTTTTTAGTCGCGGACAAATTGGCTGCTGTGCTTCGGTCATCTGGGCGGGGCCTCTCCTGTCCTCTGAAGTTGTACCCGACTATAGTTTCGTGCATTAGGACACAGGGACATGATATCCAGCAGCACGGCTGAGCGCCGCTCAAAAGCTTGCCTTTACTTATAATAAAAATGTGCATTTTTACAACACAGGAGAGGATGACAAACCACCAGAGCCAAGAATGAATATCAATGCAGCGATAAAGTCATCGCAGCGCTCCACGCAGTCACACCGGCGCGGGCTCTTGAAACCGAAACGTGTCCGCCACGATCTTCCAGACGTTGCCCTGAGCGGTGAGCACGAAGGACTCTGTGTAAGGCACCCAGCGCTTGCCGGAAAACTTTATCTGTCCAGCGGCCACGACGTGGATGGTCGTCTGGCCCTGGACGAACTCGGCTCGAAAGGGCTGTGCGTCGGCGCAGATCAGATCGGTCTCGCAGGAAGGTAGCGACTCGTAGAACTTGCTGATGGCCTCCTTGGAGCCGTGCGGGTTCCCGTTCCAGACCAGGTTGGCCGTATCGAGGAACAGGTTACCCAGAAGGTGACGCCGCTTCTCCAGGGTCTCGTAGAACAGCCGGACGAAGTCCTCGCCGGCCTTGGCCGCCTGGTCATCCTGCTGCTGTTGGAAGCCCGTGTCCGAACTCCTCAAGGCCGCCATCACGGTTGATGGAGATGAAGACAAGGAACGGACGACTGAAAGC
This region includes:
- the LOC119163918 gene encoding NTF2-related export protein 1 gives rise to the protein MAALRSSDTGFQQQQDDQAAKAGEDFVRLFYETLEKRRHLLGNLFLDTANLVWNGNPHGSKEAISKFYESLPSCETDLICADAQPFRAEFVQGQTTIHVVAAGQIKFSGKRWVPYTESFVLTAQGNVWKIVADTFRFQEPAPV